The Verrucomicrobiota bacterium region TGGGGATTGGGCGTTCAGAGTATCAGCATCACAAATGGTGAAATAAGATCTGCTGCAATAAACCAGAACCATTTCAGAGATGCGCGTACTTTCTTAGGAATCGATCCAGAGAAGAAAAAGATTTGGTTTATGGTTTTTGACAAGATCTCAGAACATGGAATGAACGAGATGGCACAAGCAGCAGGCGTGATTGTAGGTGGTCAATTAGATGCAAGCGATGCCTCAACCATGATTATAGGTTCTGGAGCAAAAGGTGTATTTCCATTCATCGGAATTCGAGGGCGGCGTCCTTTGGGGCCAATAATGGGTATTAGAGCGGAGAAGATCTCTCGTGATTAAGCCATACACATTTTATAAACTTCACACGGATACCCTTCATCGTCTGAGACGAATGAATTTCTAATCTTGAATCCTTCACTTTCGTAAAGTTTTTGAGCTTTTTTATCCTCGGCCATTGCGATTGTCCAAGCTCGTGGACCGATGTACTTTAATGACTCTTTAAGAAGCTGTTTGGTTATTCCACGCCCTGTATAAGCGGGATCCATATACAACCATCCCAGATATTCTTCATGTGACCCGGAGAATCCGATTACCCGATCTCCTTCACAAGCGACGAGCAAGCGACATTGTTGGAGCCCCGCGCTTTCGGGGTCATCTTTCATGGGAATGAAAGAATGCTCGTTGTTTGAATCTTTTAGTTCAATGGGACGGGAACGGTCATGCACTTGGCAGATGCCGTCCCAATCGTTTAGTGTGAAAGGTCTTATTTGGATCATGGTAAAGGATTGGTTTGCCCTTTCACACCAAGCACTTCCTTTCTTTTTTTCAAATAAGGTAAACTGAAAACAGGAATTTGAAGATTTTTTTAAAACCGGCCTTCTTCGAACCCGCTTGGATCTTCAAATGAGTAGTTCGGATCGTCTGCTTTTAGACACTCAGGTTTAGACCTTTAAGAAAAGATCCTCTGTATGTTCTATAGCTGATGAAAGCCATTATCGGCACGGCCACTCCACCAGCTCCAGGAATTACCTGGAGTACAATTAGAAACAGGAACAGAAATCGGATCATCCACTTTATAAAGAAGCTTCTATGCAAGGGTATGTATCTTCGAA contains the following coding sequences:
- a CDS encoding GNAT family N-acetyltransferase — protein: MIQIRPFTLNDWDGICQVHDRSRPIELKDSNNEHSFIPMKDDPESAGLQQCRLLVACEGDRVIGFSGSHEEYLGWLYMDPAYTGRGITKQLLKESLKYIGPRAWTIAMAEDKKAQKLYESEGFKIRNSFVSDDEGYPCEVYKMCMA